One segment of Rosa chinensis cultivar Old Blush chromosome 6, RchiOBHm-V2, whole genome shotgun sequence DNA contains the following:
- the LOC121050027 gene encoding uncharacterized protein LOC121050027, translating to MDKSWMHADRRSKKFELGVAEFLKLAESNANNKNKISCPCLKCSNTKGFSVGVIKDHIFWNGINESYKHWRWHGEPTTSAMNDNRVESETVDWEPGIGENDWGFGESEDEQISEDSNEFLKYVEDGDQPLYPGCTKTTKLNGLIQTFNLKAKHGMTDACYSDMLIMIGGLLPEGNQVPLSLYEAKKTLSALGMEYEKIHACPNDCILYRQQHADALICPNCGVSRWKLGRDKTVKEGIPAKVLWYFPPIPRFKRMYQSTNTAKNLTWHEYGRKKDGMMRHPADSPTWELLDKQYPEFSSDPRNLRLALSSDGFNPHSSLSSKYSCWPVILVTYNLPPWLCMKRKFMMLTLLISGPKQPGNDIDIYLQPLIDDLKVLWDGVEGVYDALRGDYFKLKAVLLWTINDFPAYGNLSGSIVKGYNACPICLDQTRPYRLKRGKKMAFMRHRRFLPRHHPYRKQAVAFDNTVEEDLPPLPLTGEEVFARVEGLNCVCGKKKRSPPAKGVEDQGKPCWKKKSVFFELEYWKYIPVRHNLDVMHIEKNCCDAIIGTLLNIPGKTKDGVAARLDMVEMGIRSGLNPEVGAKRDKLPLASWNLMLGEKKIVCGSFFEMTVPVRFSSNVRNLVSMEDLKLAGLKSHDCHTIMQILLPVALRSVLEKPVRYAIIRFCLFFKAICAKVIDVSKLEKMQADLVVTVCLLEKYFPPSFFDIMIHLTVHLVREVQLCGPVFFRWMYPFERYMKVFKGWVRCRTHPEGCIAESYIVEEAVEFCTERMLTDASTAGIPESSKPRARNASKPLSGATMISVYGKEMHQAHLCILQNTEDASPYFIEHLELLKLLNPRFSKNEKWLKDKQNQTFAVWLKERVSNELQFPDNNVSETMRWMSSGPNHVVPTFSGYQVNGVDFNTKERDNVRSVQNSGVFLVADAMQVSSAKDKNPKTNDMDFYGVIQQIWELDYYKFRVPLFKCDWVENVRGIKVDELGFTLVNLNRKGHLNDAFVLASHVKQIFYIEDPLDAQWSVVVRVPDRDYQGADSDEELEDIEVEQQPFEATMPSIETFDNIDGDQHSNYMRPGDEAIWVQNDCNERG from the exons ATGGATAAGtcatggatgcatgctgatagaaGGTCAAAGAAGTTTGAGCTAGGAGTAGCAGAGTTTCTCAAGTTGGCCGAGTCTAATGCCAATAACAAAAACAAGATTTCTTGTCCTTGCTTGAAATGTAGTAACACGAAGGGATTTTCTGTTGGAGTTATTAAGGATCATATATTTTGGAATGGTATTAATGAGAGTTATAAGCATTGGAGGTGGCATGGAGAACCTACTACATCTGCTATGAATGACAATAGAGTTGAATCTGAAACTGTAGATTGGGAACCTGGGATAGGGGAGAATGATTGGGGCTTTGGAGAAAGTGAGGATGAGCAGATTTCCGAAGACTCTAATGAGTTTTTGAAGTATGTAGAGGATGGGGATCAACCTTTGTACCCAGGTTGTACGAAGACAACCAAGTTGAATGGTCTGATTCAGACCTTCAatttgaaagcaaagcatggaaTGACCGATGCTTGCTATTCAGATATGCTTATCATGATTGGGGGTCTGCTTCCTGAAGGGAATCAGGTTCCTTTGTCTTTGTATGAAGCGAAAAAGACACTTAGTGCTTTAGGGATGGAGTATGAAAAAATTCATGCATGTCCTAATGACTGCATCTTGTATAGACAGCAGCATGCAGATGCTCTTATCTGCCCCAACTGTGGTGTTTCAAGGTGGAAATTGGGTAGGGATAAAACTGTGAAAGAAGGGATACCAGCAAAGGTTTTATGGTACTTTCCACCAATCCCAAGGTTCAAACGAATGTATCAATCGACCAACACAGCTAAGAATCTTACTTGGCATGAGTATGGTAGAAAGAAAGATGGAATGATGCGACACCCAGCTGATTCTCCTACTTGGGAATTACTTGACAAACAATATCCAGAATTCAGTAGCGACCCTAGAAACCTCAGACTAGCCCTATCTTCTGATGGATTTAACCCGCATAGTTCTCTAAGCAGCAAGTATTCTTGTTGGCCAGTTATACTGGTCACATATAACCTTCCTCCATGGCTTTGTATGAAGAGGAAGTTTATGATGTTGACATTGTTAATATCGGGACCAAAGCAACCTGGTAACGATATCGACATCTACTTGCAGCCATTAATAGATGATCTGAAAGTATTGTGGGATGGGGTTGAGGGAGTATACGATGCACTAAGAGGGGACTACTTCAAATTGAAAGCGGTCCTGCTGTGGACTATTAATGACTTTCCCGCATACGGGAACTTGTCTGGTAGCATTGTTAAAGGATACAATGCTTGTCCAATTTGCCTTGACCAGACTCGACCTTATAGGTtaaaaagaggtaaaaaaatGGCATTCATGAGGCATCGCAGGTTCCTACCTAGACATCATCCGTATAGGAAACAGGCTGTTGCTTTTGACAACACCGTAGAGGAGGACCTACCTCCTCTACCATTAACCGGAGAGGAGGTGTTTGCTAGAGTAGAGGGTCTGAATTGTGTGTGTGGGAAAAAGAAACGCTCTCCTCCTGCCAAGGGTGTTGAAGACCAAGGCAAACCTTGTTGGAAAAAGAAGTCTGTCTTCTTTGAACTAGAGTATTGGAAATATATTCCGGTACGACATAATCTCGATGTCATGCACATCGAGAAGAACTGTTGTGATGCCATCATTGGTACGCTGCTGAACATTCCCGGGAAGACAAAGGATGGGGTTGCAGCGCGTTTGGACATGGTGGAGATGGGTATTAGGTCTGGTTTGAACCCAGAAGTTGGTGCCAAAAGGGATAAATTACCTCTAGCTAGTTGGAACTTGATGcttggtgaaaaaaaaatagtttgtgGCTCTTTTTTTGAAATGACGGTTCCTGTTAGGTTTTCGTCAAATGTAAGGAATCTTGTCTCTATGGAGGATTTAAAACTTGCTGGTCTGAAATCGCATGACTGTCACACTATCATGCAGATTCTTCTTCCTGTTGCTTTACGTTCTGTTCTTGAGAAGCCGGTTAGGTATGCGATCATCCGCTTCTGCCTTTTCTTCAAGGCAATATGTGCTAAAGTGATCGATGTTTCGAAGCTGGAAAAAATGCAAGCAGACTTGGTTGTTACTGTTTGCTTATTGGAGAAGTACTTCCCGCCTTCATTTTTCGACATTATGATCCATCTAACTGTGCATCTCGTAAGAGAAGTTCAGCTTTGTGGTCCAGTATTTTTTCGGTGGATGTACCCCTTCGAGAGGTACATGAAAGTCTTTAAAGGGTGGGTTAGATGTCGAACGCATCCTGAGGGATGCATAGCAGAGTCATATATTGTCGAAGAGGCTGTTGAGTTTTGCACTGAACGTATGCTTACTGATGCTTCTACTGCTGGAATCCCTGAAAGTTCCAAACCACGAGCCCGTAATGCATCCAAACCGCTATCAGGCGCTACCATGATTTCTGTCTATGGCAAGGAGATGCATCAAGCACATCTGTGTATATTGCAGAATACCGAGGATGCAAGTCCTTATTTCAT TGAACATCTGGAATTGTTGAAGCTTCTCAATCCAAggttttccaaaaatgaaaagtggCTGAAGGATAAACAAAACCAGACCTTTGCTGTCTGGTTAAAAGAGAGG GTTTCAAATGAACTGCAGTTTCCGGACAATAATGTTTCGGAAACAATGAGGTGGATGTCAAGTGGACCGAATCATGTAGTGCCGACCTTTAGTGGATACCAAGTTAATGGTGTTGATTTCAACACTAAGGAGCGGGACAATGTGCGATCAGTGCAAAACAGTGGGGTTTTTTTGGTGGCTGATGCAATGCAAGTTTCTAGTGCAAAGGATAAAAATCCCAAAACTAATGATATGGACTTCTATGGTGTCATACAACAAATATGGGAGCTGGACTACTACAAGTTTAGGGTACCGTTGTTTAAATGTGATTGGGTTGAGAATGTTAGGGGCATTAAAGTAGATGAACTAGGGTTCACATTGGTAAATCTGAATAGGAAAGGTCATCTTAATGATGCTTTTGTCTTAGCTAGCCATGTTAAGCAAATATTTTACATTGAGGATCCCCTCGATGCTCAATGGTCAGTGGTAGTAAGGGTGCCAGATAGAGACTATCAAGGGGCTGATTCGGATGAGGAGTTAGAAGATATTGAAGTAGAACAACAGCCATTTGAAGCAACAATGCCATCCATCGAGACTTTTGATAATATAGATGGTGATCAGCATAGCAATTATATGCGTCCTGGAGATGAAGCAATATGGGTGCAAAATGACTGCAATGAACGTGgctga